One window of Ziziphus jujuba cultivar Dongzao chromosome 5, ASM3175591v1 genomic DNA carries:
- the LOC107421397 gene encoding probable beta-1,4-xylosyltransferase IRX9H, with protein MASIRRTLSPAYHDRQYQNGGARLSAASQSQKQLLSNSKYSLSSSPLATFSGVLRRKGWPLVFLLSLLFFVFGSLLDLMLNGHVDDIRPQDFSFDIKPPHVNAQLEKEGGVDGGAAAAVKRHELVFDVRLGVDTTRSGANDGNGIEFVPRKQLIVVTPTYNRGLQAYFLNRLGQVLRLVPPPVLWIVVEMNSASMETAEILRKTGLVYRHLVCNKNSTEVKDRGVHQRNTALEHIERHRLDGIVYFADDDNIYSLELFDSLRDIGRFGTWPVAMLAQSKNKAILEGPVCNRTQVIGWHTNEKSKRLRRFHVDMSGFAFNSTILWDPKRWRRPTSRPVRQLDAVKEGFQETTFIEQVVEDEYQMEGTPAGCSKIMSWHLHLEAHSFVYPKGWKLNKNLDVALPIK; from the exons ATGGCGTCGATCCGTAGAACCCTATCGCCGGCCTACCATGACCGGCAGTATCAGAACGGCGGTGCTAGGTTGTCGGCGGCTTCTCAATCTCAGAAGCAGCTTCTCTCCAATTCCAAGTACTCGTTGTCGTCGTCGCCTTTGGCAACCTTCTCCGGTGTCCTCCGGCGAAAAGGCTGGCCATTGGTGTTCTTATTGAGCTTGCTGTTCTTCGTCTTCGGTTCGTTGCTCGACCTAATGCTGAACGGTCACGTCGACGACATTCGTCCGCAGGACTTCTCGTTCGACATCAAGCCTCCGCACGTCAACGCGCAGCTGGAGAAAGAAGGCGGCGTTGACGGCGGCGCCGCCGCAGCCGTGAAGCGCCATGAATTGGTGTTCGACGTACGGCTCGGAGTCGATACAACACGTTCCGGAGCCAACGATGGGAATGGGATTGAATTCGTGCCAAGGAAGCAGCTAATCGTGGTGACTCCGACGTACAACAGGGGATTGCAGGCGTATTTCTTGAACAGGTTGGGGCAGGTGCTCCGGCTTGTTCCTCCGCCGGTGCTGTGGATTGTGGTGGAGATGAATTCGGCATCAATGGAGACTGCCGAGATTTTGAGGAAGACGGGTTTGGTGTATAGACACTTGGTGTGCAACAAGAACTCGACGGAGGTGAAGGACCGAGGAGTTCATCAGAGGAATACTGCTTTGGAGCACATTGAGCGGCATAGACTCGATGGCATTGTTTATTTTGCTGATGATGACAATATATATTCGCTCGAGTTGTTCGATAGCTTGAGAGATATTGG CCGCTTTGGCACATGGCCTGTTGCTATGCTAGCACAAAGCAAAAACAAGGCCATATTGGAAGGTCCAGTATGCAATAGGACTCAAGTAATTGGATGGCACACAAACGAGAAGAGCAAGAGACTCCGTAGGTTTCATGTTGATATGTCAGGATTTGCTTTTAATAGCACAATTTTATGGGATCCAAAGAGATGGCGGCGCCCCACTTCACGTCCAGTTCGACAGTTGGACGCTGTGAAGGAGGGTTTCCAA gAAACAACTTTTATAGAACAAGTGGTGGAAGATGAATATCAAATGGAAGGTACACCAGCTGGTTGTTCAAAAATTATGAGCTGGCATCTGCATTTGGAAGCTCACAGTTTTGTTTATCCCAAAGGATGGAAGCTTAACAAGAACCTTGATGTTGCTCTTCCAATTAAGTGA